A single Clavibacter nebraskensis NCPPB 2581 DNA region contains:
- a CDS encoding purine-cytosine permease family protein — protein MSSETRPAPPATAPAAALAATDSPTRTATRESLEDYTLRFAPRSYRRWTAGVVATSALGGIAYLADFSIGANIGIAHGTTNALLGILVAAVIIFVTGIPLAYYAARYNIDLDLITRGSGFGYHGSVITNVIFATFTFIFFALEGSIMAQGLELGLGIPRPVGYAASTLLVIPLVIYGMKALSKLQVWTTPLWLVLMVIPFAYLVIANPRSVGTFLAYPGEGGGTGGADLASVMLAAGVCLSLIAQIAEQIDYLRFMPPKTDANRVAWWRAVILAGPGWVLFGAVKQAVGLFIAVYLIATLDPAASATANEPVHQFLGVYEQMMPGWLALALAVVLVVISQIKINVTNAYSGSLAWTNSFTRVTRTYPGRMVFVIVNLVIALALMELNMFDFLNTILGFYANCGMAWIVTVATDIAINKHMLGLSPKHPEFRRGMLHDWNPVGVVALALSAGISIAMFFGAFGPGIAPFSPMFAVGIAIVATPLMAILTRGRYYLRRTDDGIDLPMLDADGNPSAALLRCHVTGLEFERPDMILSAERAEDGSPQYISSLALATDRTGHYVLPAQR, from the coding sequence ATGTCATCAGAGACCCGGCCAGCTCCGCCCGCCACCGCACCCGCCGCCGCACTCGCCGCCACCGACTCGCCCACCCGCACCGCCACGCGGGAGAGCCTCGAGGACTACACCCTCCGCTTCGCGCCCCGCTCCTACCGCCGATGGACCGCCGGCGTCGTCGCCACGAGCGCCCTCGGCGGCATCGCGTACCTCGCCGACTTCTCCATCGGCGCCAACATCGGCATCGCGCACGGCACCACGAACGCGCTCCTCGGGATCCTCGTCGCCGCCGTCATCATCTTCGTGACCGGCATCCCCCTGGCGTACTACGCGGCCCGCTACAACATCGACCTCGACCTCATCACGCGCGGATCCGGCTTCGGGTACCACGGCAGCGTCATCACCAACGTGATCTTCGCGACCTTCACCTTCATCTTCTTCGCGCTCGAGGGCTCGATCATGGCGCAGGGGCTCGAGCTCGGCCTCGGCATCCCGCGGCCGGTGGGCTACGCGGCGTCGACGCTGCTCGTGATCCCCCTCGTGATTTACGGGATGAAGGCGCTCTCGAAGCTGCAGGTGTGGACCACGCCGCTCTGGCTCGTGCTGATGGTGATCCCGTTCGCCTACCTCGTGATCGCGAACCCCCGGTCGGTTGGCACCTTCCTCGCCTACCCGGGCGAGGGCGGCGGGACCGGCGGCGCCGACCTCGCCTCCGTCATGCTGGCGGCCGGCGTCTGCCTCTCGCTCATCGCGCAGATCGCCGAGCAGATCGACTACCTCCGCTTCATGCCGCCGAAGACCGACGCCAACCGCGTCGCCTGGTGGCGCGCCGTGATCCTCGCCGGCCCCGGGTGGGTGCTCTTCGGCGCCGTCAAGCAGGCCGTGGGCCTCTTCATCGCCGTGTACCTCATCGCCACGCTGGATCCCGCCGCGTCGGCCACCGCCAACGAGCCGGTCCACCAGTTCCTCGGCGTCTACGAGCAGATGATGCCGGGCTGGCTCGCCCTCGCCCTCGCCGTCGTGCTCGTGGTGATCTCGCAGATCAAGATCAACGTCACCAACGCCTACTCCGGATCCCTCGCCTGGACGAACTCGTTCACCCGCGTCACCCGCACGTACCCGGGCCGCATGGTCTTCGTGATCGTCAACCTCGTCATCGCGCTCGCGCTGATGGAGCTCAACATGTTCGACTTCCTCAACACGATCCTCGGCTTCTACGCCAACTGCGGCATGGCCTGGATCGTCACCGTGGCGACCGACATCGCGATCAACAAGCACATGCTGGGGCTCTCGCCGAAGCACCCGGAGTTCCGGCGCGGCATGCTGCACGACTGGAACCCGGTCGGCGTCGTGGCGCTCGCGCTCAGCGCGGGGATCTCCATCGCCATGTTCTTCGGCGCCTTCGGGCCGGGCATCGCCCCGTTCTCGCCCATGTTCGCGGTCGGCATCGCGATCGTCGCCACCCCGCTCATGGCGATCCTCACGCGCGGCCGCTACTACCTGCGCCGCACCGACGACGGCATCGACCTCCCGATGCTCGACGCGGACGGCAACCCCTCCGCCGCGCTGCTGCGCTGCCACGTCACGGGGCTGGAGTTCGAGCGACCGGACATGATCCTCTCCGCCGAGCGCGCGGAGGACGGCTCGCCGCAGTACATCTCCTCCCTCGCGCTCGCGACCGACAGGACGGGGCACTACGTGCTCCCGGCCCAGCGATGA
- the hrpA gene encoding ATP-dependent RNA helicase HrpA, translating into MESSIAYPPELPVSRMRDEIADAIRDNQVVIVAGATGSGKTTQLPKICLELGRESIGHTQPRRLAARTISERIAEELGGEVGQLVGYQVRFTDKVSADTRIKLMTDGILLNELQRDRLLKKYDTIIIDEAHERSLNIDFLLGYLKQLLPRRPDLKVIITSATIDPQSFSRHFGDAPIVEVSGRTYPVEIRYRPLVAEAAVAGEDDDLADAPMERPADDRDYLEGINAALDELAGESLGDVLVFLSGENEIRDAEDAIRSRNLPHTEVLPLYGRLSSADQHRVFQPSTQAGVRRRIVLATNVAETSLTVPGIKYVIDAGTARISRYSVRSKVQRLPIEAISQASANQRSGRSGRTSDGIAIRLYSEEDFLRRPEFTEPEILRTNLAAVILQMVSLGLGDIAAFPFLQPPDSRGIKDGVDLLTELGAVVRSPDGTPALTKVGRDLSRLPIDPRFARMVVESRKHGVSREVMIIVAGLTIQDVRERPLEKRPQADQQHARFVDPSSDFITLLNLWNYLEEKEAELSSSAFRRMCKAEFLNYVRVREWKDVFRQLRQLARPLDLQMNEPKADPDGIHKSLLAGLLSHIGLKDAQKKDYVGARQARFVVFPGSALAKKQPDAIMSAELVETSRLFARTNAAIDPAWAEPIAGGLVKRTHSEPHWEKKQGATVAWERVTLYGVPIVLKRRVQFSRIDPAYARELFIRHALVEGDWESQQAFDRANRKLREELAEVEVRTRRRDILNDDEAVFEFYDRRIPRDVASTRAFEGWWKKARQETPDLLTMTAEELLAEDAVDVDEAAFPPTWQQGDQRLSLTYRFEPGAPDDGVTVQVPLALLARLSPAGFDWQVPGMRRDLVTAMIKALPKALRKNVVPAADWADRLLEGLPEPDPQHPVAFTTTLAGLIMRKAHVRVADDDFDLDRIPAHLRMAFRVVDERGREVAAGRDLTELQARLSSRARDSVARATARPVERVAGAKGGAPRGMERTGLTTWDLDELPRFVDTAQGGTGDSRHVIRAYPALVDEGSTVAIRLMATAEDQAHAMPGGVRRLLVLAIANPSAYVKQHLTSQEKLMLATSPYPNVQALFDDCLLACIDQVLERVAPGGAIYSKELFETARDRVSGVVMDSMFDTVALVNRVLTGARDAERAIKQATSMQLIGALTDARDQLAGLVHPGFVSATGLARLQRLPAYLSGLTHRVQRLPDQPARDRAWMTEVQKATDLYREAGGVIPSAPRAPESLVHARWMLEELRLSLFAQHLPTAEPVSLQRIRKVLAG; encoded by the coding sequence ATGGAATCCAGCATCGCGTACCCGCCCGAGCTCCCCGTCAGCCGGATGCGGGACGAGATCGCCGACGCCATCCGCGACAACCAGGTCGTCATCGTCGCGGGCGCGACGGGCTCCGGCAAGACCACGCAGCTGCCGAAGATCTGCCTCGAGCTCGGTCGCGAGAGCATCGGCCACACGCAGCCCCGTCGCCTCGCCGCGCGCACCATCTCGGAGCGCATCGCGGAGGAGCTCGGGGGCGAGGTCGGCCAGCTCGTCGGCTACCAGGTGCGCTTCACCGACAAGGTCTCCGCCGACACCCGCATCAAGCTCATGACCGACGGGATCCTGCTCAACGAGCTGCAGCGCGACCGGCTGCTGAAGAAGTACGACACGATCATCATCGACGAGGCCCACGAGCGTAGCCTCAACATCGACTTCCTGCTCGGCTACCTCAAGCAGCTGCTGCCGCGCCGGCCCGACCTGAAGGTCATCATCACGTCGGCCACCATCGACCCGCAGAGCTTCTCGCGGCACTTCGGCGACGCGCCCATCGTGGAGGTCTCGGGACGCACGTACCCCGTGGAGATCCGCTACCGGCCGCTCGTCGCGGAGGCCGCCGTCGCGGGCGAGGATGACGACCTCGCGGACGCGCCGATGGAGCGCCCGGCCGACGACCGCGATTACCTCGAGGGCATCAACGCCGCCCTCGACGAGCTCGCGGGCGAGTCATTGGGCGACGTGCTCGTGTTCCTCAGCGGCGAGAACGAGATCCGCGACGCCGAGGACGCGATCCGCTCCCGGAACCTCCCGCACACCGAGGTGCTGCCGCTCTACGGGCGGCTCTCCTCGGCCGACCAGCACCGCGTCTTCCAGCCGTCGACGCAGGCGGGCGTGCGCCGCCGCATCGTGCTCGCCACCAACGTCGCCGAGACGAGCCTCACGGTGCCCGGCATCAAGTACGTGATCGACGCCGGCACCGCGCGCATCTCCCGCTACTCCGTGCGCTCGAAGGTGCAGCGGCTCCCCATCGAGGCGATCTCGCAGGCGTCCGCCAACCAGCGCTCGGGCCGCTCCGGCCGCACGAGCGACGGCATCGCGATCCGCCTCTACTCGGAGGAGGACTTCCTCCGCCGACCCGAGTTCACCGAGCCGGAGATCCTCCGCACCAACCTCGCGGCCGTCATCCTGCAGATGGTGTCGCTCGGCCTCGGCGACATCGCCGCGTTCCCGTTCCTCCAGCCGCCGGACTCGCGCGGCATCAAGGACGGCGTGGACCTCCTCACCGAGCTGGGCGCGGTCGTCCGCTCCCCCGACGGCACCCCCGCGCTCACCAAGGTGGGCCGCGACCTGTCGCGCCTGCCCATCGACCCGCGGTTCGCGCGCATGGTCGTCGAGTCGCGCAAGCACGGGGTGAGCCGCGAGGTCATGATCATCGTGGCCGGCCTCACCATCCAGGACGTGCGCGAGCGCCCGCTCGAGAAGCGCCCGCAGGCCGACCAGCAGCACGCGCGCTTCGTGGATCCGTCGAGCGACTTCATCACCCTCCTCAACCTCTGGAACTACCTGGAGGAGAAGGAGGCCGAGCTCTCCTCGAGCGCGTTCCGCCGCATGTGCAAGGCCGAGTTCCTCAACTACGTGCGCGTGCGCGAGTGGAAGGACGTGTTCCGGCAGCTCCGCCAGCTCGCCCGACCGCTCGACCTGCAGATGAACGAGCCCAAGGCCGACCCCGACGGGATCCACAAGTCGCTGCTCGCGGGCCTCCTCTCGCACATCGGCCTGAAGGATGCGCAGAAGAAGGACTACGTGGGCGCCCGCCAAGCGCGGTTCGTGGTGTTCCCGGGATCCGCGCTCGCGAAGAAGCAGCCCGACGCGATCATGAGCGCCGAGCTCGTGGAGACCAGCCGCCTGTTCGCGCGCACCAACGCGGCCATCGACCCGGCGTGGGCCGAGCCGATCGCGGGCGGGCTCGTCAAGCGCACCCACAGCGAGCCGCACTGGGAGAAGAAGCAGGGCGCGACCGTCGCGTGGGAGCGCGTGACGCTCTACGGCGTCCCGATCGTGCTCAAGCGGCGCGTGCAGTTCTCCCGCATCGATCCCGCGTACGCGCGCGAGCTGTTCATCCGGCACGCGCTCGTCGAGGGCGACTGGGAGTCGCAGCAGGCGTTCGACCGCGCCAACCGGAAGCTCCGCGAGGAGCTCGCCGAGGTCGAGGTGCGCACGCGCCGCCGCGACATCCTCAACGACGACGAGGCCGTCTTCGAGTTCTACGACAGGCGGATCCCGCGCGACGTCGCCTCCACGCGCGCCTTCGAGGGCTGGTGGAAGAAGGCCCGGCAGGAGACGCCCGACCTCCTCACGATGACCGCCGAGGAGCTCCTCGCCGAGGACGCCGTCGACGTCGACGAGGCCGCGTTCCCGCCCACCTGGCAGCAGGGCGACCAGCGCCTGTCCCTCACCTACCGCTTCGAGCCGGGCGCGCCCGACGACGGCGTCACCGTGCAGGTCCCGCTCGCGCTCCTCGCGCGCCTCAGCCCCGCGGGCTTCGACTGGCAGGTGCCCGGCATGCGGCGCGATCTCGTCACCGCGATGATCAAGGCCCTCCCCAAGGCGCTCCGCAAGAACGTGGTGCCCGCCGCCGACTGGGCCGACCGGCTGCTCGAGGGGCTGCCCGAGCCGGATCCGCAGCACCCCGTGGCCTTCACCACCACCCTCGCGGGCCTCATCATGCGGAAGGCCCACGTGCGCGTCGCGGACGACGACTTCGACCTCGACCGGATCCCCGCCCACCTGCGCATGGCGTTCCGCGTGGTCGACGAGCGCGGCCGCGAGGTGGCCGCCGGACGCGACCTCACCGAGCTGCAGGCGCGACTGTCCAGCCGCGCCCGCGACAGCGTCGCCCGGGCCACCGCGCGGCCCGTCGAGCGCGTCGCCGGCGCGAAGGGCGGTGCGCCCCGCGGCATGGAGCGCACCGGCCTCACCACGTGGGACCTCGACGAGCTGCCTCGCTTCGTCGACACCGCGCAGGGCGGCACGGGCGACAGCCGGCACGTCATCCGCGCGTACCCGGCGCTCGTCGACGAGGGATCCACCGTCGCGATCCGCCTCATGGCGACCGCCGAGGACCAGGCGCACGCCATGCCCGGCGGCGTCCGGCGCCTCCTCGTCCTCGCCATCGCCAACCCCTCGGCCTACGTGAAGCAGCACCTCACGAGCCAGGAGAAGCTGATGCTCGCGACGAGCCCGTACCCGAACGTGCAGGCGCTCTTCGACGACTGCCTGCTCGCGTGCATCGACCAGGTGCTCGAGCGCGTGGCCCCCGGCGGCGCGATCTACTCGAAGGAGCTGTTCGAGACGGCGCGCGACCGCGTCTCGGGCGTCGTCATGGACTCGATGTTCGACACGGTGGCGCTCGTCAACCGCGTGCTCACGGGCGCGCGCGACGCCGAGCGCGCCATCAAGCAGGCCACGAGCATGCAGCTGATCGGCGCGCTCACCGACGCGCGCGACCAGCTCGCGGGCCTCGTGCACCCGGGCTTCGTCTCCGCCACCGGTCTCGCCCGGCTGCAGCGCCTGCCCGCCTACCTCTCCGGGCTCACCCACCGCGTGCAGCGCCTCCCCGACCAGCCCGCGCGCGACCGCGCGTGGATGACCGAGGTGCAGAAGGCGACCGACCTCTACCGCGAGGCCGGCGGCGTCATCCCGTCGGCGCCGCGCGCGCCCGAGTCGCTCGTGCACGCGCGCTGGATGCTCGAGGAGCTGCGGCTCAGCCTCTTCGCCCAGCATCTGCCGACGGCCGAACCGGTGTCGCTGCAGCGGATCCGCAAGGTGCTCGCGGGCTGA
- a CDS encoding GntR family transcriptional regulator encodes MSDDDTAPATPTASATGTGGRRSRTDYVYEQLRDRLMSGAYAPRTRLREDAIAAEMQVSRTPVRTALFMLRSDGLIENDEYGYRVVMPDLQNLAALYELRVTLEMRGIQRTIDYDAAAYDLPLLTAELDRWREFAESPPSPTPQFVVEDERFHVTLCRAAGNEAIVDALEAVNHRIRSVRMYDYVTEDRITATVQEHLAIGDLVVAGDVEAAKTALGEHVGVSMDTVMARATRAITNMVTRGVL; translated from the coding sequence ATGAGCGACGACGACACCGCCCCCGCGACCCCGACGGCGTCGGCGACCGGGACCGGAGGGCGGCGCTCGCGCACCGATTACGTCTACGAGCAGCTCCGCGACCGCCTCATGAGCGGCGCGTACGCCCCGCGGACCCGGCTGCGGGAGGACGCGATCGCCGCCGAGATGCAGGTGTCGCGGACGCCCGTGCGCACGGCGCTCTTCATGCTCCGCAGCGACGGCCTCATCGAGAACGACGAGTACGGCTACCGCGTCGTCATGCCGGACCTCCAGAACCTCGCCGCCCTGTACGAGCTGCGCGTGACCCTCGAGATGCGCGGGATCCAGCGCACCATCGACTACGACGCCGCCGCCTACGACCTCCCGCTGCTCACCGCGGAGCTCGACCGGTGGCGGGAGTTCGCGGAGAGCCCGCCGTCGCCGACGCCGCAGTTCGTCGTCGAGGACGAGCGGTTCCACGTCACGCTCTGCCGCGCGGCCGGCAACGAGGCGATCGTCGACGCGCTCGAAGCCGTCAACCACCGCATCCGCTCGGTGCGCATGTACGACTACGTGACCGAGGACCGCATCACCGCGACCGTCCAGGAGCACCTGGCGATCGGCGACCTCGTGGTCGCCGGCGACGTCGAGGCGGCCAAGACCGCGCTCGGCGAGCACGTCGGCGTCTCCATGGACACCGTGATGGCCCGGGCCACCCGCGCCATCACGAACATGGTCACCCGCGGCGTCCTCTGA
- the uca gene encoding urea carboxylase, which yields MPGTAPPAPRFDSVLIANRGEIARRIIRTARRMGLRTIAVYSEADRAAPHVREADEAHLLGPSAPESSYLDIDRIVEVALAAGAGAIHPGYGFISESAAFARAIEEAGMVFVGPTWQQIEAFGPKHTARAIAMECQVPCVPGSGLVGSEDAAAQAAAEVGYPVMVKASGGGGGVGIVTCADEAQLRAAFASVTRLAAAHFATPGVFVERFIARARHLEVQVFGDGAGNVAILGDRDCSLQRRHQKVVEEAPAPHLPDHVRETMHRSAAALARHVDYRSAGTVEFVYDAESQEVFFLEMNTRLQVEHPVTEQILGVDLVEWMLRVGLGDVGPAGFLLAADLPRPTRHSVEARIYAEDPSKDHRPSSGLLTEVAFPAGAVADLADLRIESGVETGDVVTPVYDPMLAKLIVTADDRTQAFAALADALAETRIQGLETNLGLLVSIARSPEVLDGSMTTSLLETLRDERPRIDVERGGASTTIQDWPGRLGHWQVGVPPGGPMDDRSFRLANRAVGNPEGAPGLECTVTGPALRFSDATLVCVTGADAVVTVDGIPVPQWEPVLVPAGGTLDVGTVRGVGVRTYVAARAGFDVPAYLGSAATFAPGSFGGHGGRALATGDVLRTAPLERAGSTTQLGEPAPVPAAERPVIGASWTLHVAEGPQPAPDYFTPEDITAIYDAEWEVHFHAARTGIRLVGPKPRWARPDGGEAGLHPSNLHDNAYSVGAINFTGDTPSILGPDGPSLGGFACPVTVVSADRWKLGQLRPGDTLRLVPVNESELPRIGDARRTARAFVPRSTRRDDDDGVLARRPATDAAPEVVYRRGGDDNLLVEYGPMTLDLGLRMRIHALMEALARVDPAGLVDVTPGVRSLHLHVDPAVLGVRRLLGLLQELEDMIPATADLVVPSREVHLPLSWDDPAVHEAIDRYASLIRDDAPWNPSNIEFIRRANGLGSVDEVRDIVMSAQYMVLGLGDVYLGAPAAAPLDPRHRLMTTKYNPARTWTAEGTVGIGGTYMCVYGMDSPGGYQLVGRTLPIWAGVRTRRRAFTGGDPWLLRFFDRIRYHPVSAEELTHLRSEMAADRLELDIRPGEFSLREHEDMLTRDADPIAAFRARQATAFEAERAAWEAAGEFATREEAVGAGAAEDDVRSRLPEGATVVEAPMAGAVWKVEVPTGASAAAGAALLVLEAMKMETPVRAPHDLRVVEMLVEAGATVAAGQPLAIVSAPAPLTAAAAPPHPERRDPA from the coding sequence ATGCCCGGAACCGCTCCCCCCGCACCGCGCTTCGACAGCGTCCTCATCGCCAACCGCGGCGAGATCGCGCGCCGCATCATCCGCACGGCCAGGCGGATGGGGCTGCGCACCATCGCCGTGTACTCCGAGGCCGACCGCGCCGCCCCGCACGTGCGGGAGGCCGACGAAGCCCACCTCCTCGGCCCGAGCGCACCCGAGAGCAGCTACCTCGACATCGACCGCATCGTCGAGGTCGCGCTGGCCGCCGGCGCCGGCGCGATCCACCCGGGCTACGGCTTCATCTCGGAGAGCGCCGCGTTCGCCCGGGCCATCGAGGAGGCGGGCATGGTGTTCGTCGGCCCCACCTGGCAGCAGATCGAGGCCTTCGGTCCGAAGCACACCGCGCGCGCGATCGCGATGGAGTGCCAGGTCCCGTGCGTGCCCGGGAGCGGCCTGGTCGGGTCGGAGGACGCCGCAGCCCAGGCCGCCGCCGAGGTCGGCTACCCGGTGATGGTGAAGGCGTCCGGCGGCGGGGGCGGCGTGGGCATCGTCACCTGCGCCGACGAGGCGCAGCTCCGCGCGGCCTTCGCCTCCGTCACCCGGCTGGCCGCGGCGCACTTCGCGACCCCCGGCGTGTTCGTGGAGCGCTTCATCGCCCGTGCCCGCCACCTCGAGGTGCAGGTGTTCGGCGACGGGGCGGGGAACGTCGCGATCCTCGGCGACCGGGACTGCAGCCTGCAGCGCCGCCACCAGAAGGTCGTCGAGGAGGCCCCGGCGCCGCACCTCCCGGACCACGTGCGGGAGACGATGCACCGGAGCGCCGCCGCCCTGGCGCGGCACGTCGACTACCGCTCGGCCGGCACGGTCGAGTTCGTCTACGACGCGGAGAGCCAGGAGGTGTTCTTCCTCGAGATGAACACCCGGCTCCAGGTCGAGCACCCCGTGACGGAGCAGATCCTCGGCGTCGACCTCGTCGAGTGGATGCTGCGCGTGGGCCTCGGCGACGTCGGCCCCGCCGGCTTCCTGCTCGCGGCCGACCTCCCCCGGCCGACGCGTCACTCCGTGGAGGCCCGCATCTACGCGGAGGACCCCTCGAAGGACCACCGCCCGAGCTCGGGCCTCCTGACCGAGGTCGCGTTCCCGGCGGGCGCGGTGGCTGACCTCGCGGACCTCCGCATCGAGAGCGGGGTGGAGACGGGCGACGTCGTCACGCCGGTCTACGACCCGATGCTCGCCAAGCTCATCGTCACGGCCGACGACCGCACGCAGGCGTTCGCGGCGCTCGCCGACGCGCTCGCCGAGACGCGGATCCAGGGACTGGAGACCAACCTCGGCCTGCTGGTGAGCATCGCCCGCTCCCCGGAGGTGCTCGACGGGAGCATGACGACCTCGCTCCTCGAGACCCTCCGCGACGAGCGCCCGCGGATCGACGTGGAGCGCGGCGGCGCGTCCACCACCATCCAGGACTGGCCCGGGCGGCTCGGCCACTGGCAGGTCGGCGTCCCGCCGGGAGGCCCGATGGACGACCGCTCCTTCCGGCTCGCGAACCGCGCGGTCGGCAACCCAGAGGGCGCGCCGGGCCTCGAGTGCACCGTCACCGGACCCGCGCTGCGCTTCTCCGACGCGACCCTCGTCTGCGTCACCGGGGCGGACGCGGTCGTGACCGTCGACGGGATCCCCGTGCCGCAGTGGGAGCCCGTCCTGGTGCCGGCCGGCGGCACGCTCGACGTCGGCACGGTGCGCGGCGTCGGGGTGCGGACCTACGTCGCCGCGCGCGCGGGCTTCGACGTGCCCGCGTACCTCGGCAGCGCGGCCACGTTCGCGCCCGGGAGCTTCGGCGGCCACGGCGGCCGGGCGCTGGCCACGGGCGACGTGCTCCGGACGGCACCGCTCGAGCGGGCGGGATCCACGACGCAGCTCGGCGAGCCCGCTCCCGTGCCCGCGGCCGAGCGTCCCGTCATCGGCGCCTCCTGGACCCTGCACGTCGCCGAGGGCCCGCAGCCGGCCCCCGACTACTTCACGCCCGAGGACATCACCGCCATCTACGACGCCGAGTGGGAGGTGCACTTCCACGCGGCACGCACCGGGATCCGGCTCGTCGGCCCGAAGCCGCGCTGGGCGCGACCGGACGGCGGCGAGGCGGGCCTGCACCCCTCGAACCTGCACGACAACGCGTACTCGGTCGGCGCGATCAACTTCACGGGCGACACCCCGTCGATCCTCGGCCCCGACGGCCCGAGCCTCGGCGGCTTCGCCTGCCCGGTCACCGTCGTGAGCGCCGACCGCTGGAAGCTCGGCCAGCTGCGCCCCGGCGACACCCTGCGCCTCGTCCCCGTCAACGAGTCGGAGCTGCCGCGCATCGGCGACGCCCGGCGCACGGCGCGCGCCTTCGTGCCGCGCTCCACCCGCCGCGACGACGACGACGGCGTGCTCGCCCGGCGACCCGCGACCGACGCCGCCCCCGAGGTCGTCTACCGCCGCGGCGGCGACGACAACCTCCTCGTCGAGTACGGCCCGATGACGCTTGACCTCGGGCTGCGGATGCGGATCCACGCGCTGATGGAGGCGCTCGCCCGCGTCGACCCGGCCGGGCTCGTGGACGTCACCCCCGGCGTCCGCTCGCTGCATCTGCACGTCGACCCCGCGGTGCTCGGCGTGCGCCGGCTGCTCGGCCTCCTGCAGGAGCTCGAGGACATGATCCCGGCGACGGCCGACCTCGTGGTCCCGAGCCGCGAGGTGCACCTGCCGCTCTCGTGGGACGACCCGGCAGTCCACGAGGCCATCGACCGGTACGCGTCGCTGATCCGCGACGACGCCCCGTGGAACCCGTCGAACATCGAGTTCATCCGCCGCGCCAACGGCCTCGGCTCGGTGGACGAGGTCCGCGACATCGTCATGTCGGCGCAGTATATGGTGCTCGGCCTCGGCGACGTCTACCTCGGCGCGCCGGCCGCGGCCCCGCTCGACCCCCGCCACCGGCTGATGACGACCAAGTACAACCCGGCGCGCACCTGGACGGCCGAGGGCACGGTCGGCATCGGCGGCACCTACATGTGCGTGTACGGCATGGACAGCCCCGGCGGCTACCAGCTCGTCGGCCGCACCCTCCCCATCTGGGCGGGCGTCCGCACGCGTCGCCGGGCCTTCACCGGCGGCGACCCGTGGCTTCTGCGCTTCTTCGACCGGATCCGCTACCACCCCGTGAGCGCCGAGGAGCTGACGCACCTCCGCTCCGAGATGGCGGCCGACCGGCTCGAGCTCGACATCCGCCCGGGCGAGTTCTCGCTGCGCGAGCACGAGGACATGCTCACGCGCGACGCCGACCCCATCGCCGCGTTCCGCGCCCGGCAGGCGACCGCGTTCGAGGCGGAGCGCGCCGCGTGGGAAGCCGCCGGCGAGTTCGCGACCCGCGAGGAGGCCGTCGGCGCCGGCGCCGCGGAGGACGACGTCCGCTCCCGGCTCCCCGAGGGCGCCACCGTGGTGGAGGCGCCCATGGCGGGCGCCGTGTGGAAGGTCGAGGTCCCGACCGGGGCCTCCGCCGCCGCCGGCGCCGCGCTCCTCGTCCTCGAGGCGATGAAGATGGAGACACCCGTCCGCGCGCCCCACGACCTGCGGGTCGTGGAGATGCTCGTCGAGGCGGGAGCCACGGTCGCGGCGGGCCAGCCGCTCGCCATCGTCTCCGCCCCCGCCCCCCTGACCGCCGCGGCAGCACCGCCGCACCCCGAACGGAGAGACCCCGCATGA